One window from the genome of Paenibacillus azoreducens encodes:
- a CDS encoding epoxide hydrolase family protein, which produces MPIKPFTIRIDPKEIEDLNRRLDFTRWPDQIPGSTWEYGIPLPFVKEMVHYWRHEFDWRQIEKKINSYPNYIARINGLDVHYVHARGNGANPLPILIPHGWPSTFYEMLDLIPYLTHPEEFGGNPEDSFDVVIPSIPGHGFSQIPLTPAFEDRRAAGILAKLMQELGYDRFAAHGYDLGASILGLLCLDYPDNVIGYHTTSPGNPSPFIAPGAELTAAEQKYLDVCRQWYSEEGGYAHILGTKPQTIAYSLHDSPAGLAAFLLEKWYLWTSPPSGNLLQHFSQEDLMAHVSIYWYTQTINSSNRFYFEGKHTKWPGPDDISSIPIGVSLNATQANERPPQEYVARLFPNIQSWEELHTGGHFVASEQPQLVAGNIRSFFKKLR; this is translated from the coding sequence ATGCCAATTAAACCTTTTACGATCCGGATAGACCCAAAAGAAATTGAGGACCTTAACCGCCGTTTGGATTTCACGCGTTGGCCTGACCAAATCCCTGGTTCAACATGGGAATACGGTATTCCGCTTCCGTTTGTGAAAGAGATGGTCCATTATTGGAGGCATGAATTCGATTGGAGGCAAATCGAGAAAAAGATCAACTCTTATCCTAATTACATCGCCCGCATTAACGGATTGGACGTTCATTACGTTCATGCCCGCGGAAATGGCGCCAATCCCTTGCCGATTCTGATTCCGCATGGATGGCCAAGCACTTTTTATGAAATGCTCGATCTCATTCCCTATTTGACGCATCCGGAGGAATTCGGCGGGAATCCCGAAGATTCTTTTGATGTGGTGATCCCTTCGATACCGGGACATGGTTTCTCGCAGATCCCGTTAACTCCGGCTTTCGAAGACAGGCGGGCTGCAGGCATACTGGCCAAATTAATGCAAGAACTGGGATATGACCGCTTTGCCGCCCACGGCTATGATTTAGGCGCCAGCATTTTAGGTTTGTTGTGCCTTGACTATCCGGACAATGTCATTGGGTACCATACGACCTCACCAGGCAATCCGAGTCCTTTTATTGCTCCAGGCGCGGAGTTAACGGCTGCCGAACAAAAGTACCTGGACGTTTGCAGGCAGTGGTATAGCGAGGAAGGGGGATACGCCCACATCCTTGGCACGAAACCTCAGACGATTGCCTATTCTTTACATGATTCTCCTGCCGGACTGGCTGCATTTTTATTGGAAAAATGGTATTTGTGGACAAGCCCGCCAAGCGGGAATTTGCTGCAGCATTTTAGTCAAGAGGACTTAATGGCCCATGTTTCCATCTATTGGTATACCCAAACCATCAATTCGTCGAACCGCTTTTATTTTGAAGGCAAACATACGAAGTGGCCCGGTCCGGATGATATCTCGTCAATTCCTATCGGCGTTTCCCTAAATGCCACACAAGCAAACGAACGTCCGCCCCAGGAATATGTCGCAAGATTATTCCCGAACATCCAAAGCTGGGAAGAACTGCATACAGGCGGGCACTTCGTCGCCTCTGAGCAGCCGCAGCTCGTGGCCGGGAACATCAGATCTTTCTTTAAAAAACTCCGGTAA
- a CDS encoding metallophosphoesterase family protein, with the protein MRLALVGDLHYHEIDRSIPGLAEARTAFYRHVLDQFLDLDADLYISLGDLTNFGLTSELEEVYALLARQGKKFIHVLGNHDLYGQPRQEVLRITGQKRYHVLDTEEAMLVFLDTAKEMDFKDWGGWLDFEQLEWLESMVVASHEKPLLVFGHHPVYLTTAGSEREKGSIHPANDMWSILNRNKGIGIYFNGHTHMDSIAQREEWSFVQLSACLDQPGFRLVDIGNKAIRISAVDVSNPEVLEHAQLLHQHIKHFTPTLNARGQDRDRELVVQLLSETNVL; encoded by the coding sequence ATGAGATTGGCTTTGGTTGGGGATTTGCATTATCACGAGATCGACCGGTCGATTCCGGGGCTGGCGGAGGCCCGGACCGCTTTCTATCGCCATGTGTTGGATCAGTTTCTGGATTTGGATGCGGATTTGTACATTTCGCTCGGAGACCTTACCAATTTTGGCTTAACATCGGAGCTTGAAGAGGTATATGCGCTTTTGGCGCGCCAAGGCAAAAAATTCATCCATGTTCTCGGCAATCATGATCTCTACGGCCAGCCGCGACAGGAAGTGCTGCGGATTACGGGACAAAAGCGGTACCACGTGCTGGATACGGAAGAAGCCATGCTCGTGTTCCTTGATACGGCCAAAGAGATGGATTTTAAGGATTGGGGCGGCTGGCTTGATTTTGAGCAGCTGGAGTGGCTGGAAAGCATGGTCGTCGCGTCCCATGAAAAGCCGCTTTTGGTGTTTGGACATCATCCGGTATACCTAACCACCGCGGGTTCGGAGCGGGAAAAAGGCTCGATTCATCCGGCTAACGATATGTGGAGCATTCTGAACCGTAACAAAGGCATCGGCATTTATTTTAACGGACATACGCATATGGACTCCATTGCACAGCGGGAGGAATGGTCATTCGTGCAGCTGTCCGCCTGCCTGGATCAGCCGGGATTCCGGCTTGTGGACATCGGGAATAAAGCGATCCGGATTTCGGCGGTGGATGTTAGCAATCCGGAAGTGCTTGAACATGCGCAGCTGCTCCATCAACATATCAAGCATTTTACTCCGACCTTAAACGCCCGCGGGCAAGATCGGGACAGGGAACTAGTGGTGCAGCTATTAAGCGAGACGAATGTACTATAA
- a CDS encoding acyl-CoA dehydrogenase, whose amino-acid sequence MGFTQQEIGIIRSQSVQMERGGAVTPEVLQYIYDKKLFHLFVADDLEGNMTPLPEAIRIFQECSRIDGNFGWIVTIGAGGGYFVPFMTEAIGRKVYARSEAVIAGSGATTGTARRALGGYVVNGRWKYCSGSTHATTFTANAVLEQEGRAISSESPQLVTLIMNPDQVRIDHDWNSFGLKATASHSMVVTNAFVPDEMTFSFSEYRSHQDELLYKYPFLAFAQTSFAGVAMGLADHFLEASEALLRERGNERGLEQLYKKQEDFARQKDAFYSVLDKSWEELGRKGSLPPEMEQRISSECIAAAKASLDCGLSLFPMLGLSACMEDTEVNRTWRDLQTACQHALLRG is encoded by the coding sequence ATGGGATTTACGCAGCAGGAAATCGGCATCATCCGCAGCCAATCGGTGCAGATGGAACGCGGGGGAGCAGTAACGCCGGAAGTTTTGCAATACATATACGATAAAAAATTATTTCATTTGTTTGTTGCGGATGATCTGGAAGGGAACATGACGCCGCTGCCTGAAGCGATCCGCATTTTTCAGGAATGCTCACGCATCGACGGTAACTTCGGTTGGATCGTGACGATCGGTGCAGGAGGCGGATATTTTGTCCCTTTCATGACGGAAGCGATCGGGCGCAAGGTTTATGCCCGTTCGGAAGCGGTGATCGCCGGTAGCGGCGCAACGACGGGAACGGCCCGCAGGGCCCTTGGCGGTTATGTCGTGAATGGCCGCTGGAAATATTGCAGCGGTTCGACGCATGCCACGACGTTTACGGCGAATGCGGTATTGGAGCAGGAGGGCCGGGCGATATCATCGGAATCTCCGCAGTTGGTCACTCTGATCATGAATCCCGATCAGGTACGGATCGATCACGATTGGAACAGCTTTGGGCTTAAAGCTACCGCTAGCCACAGCATGGTGGTGACCAATGCCTTTGTGCCGGATGAAATGACGTTTTCGTTTTCGGAATACCGCTCGCATCAGGATGAATTGCTGTATAAATACCCGTTTTTGGCATTTGCTCAGACTTCCTTCGCCGGTGTAGCCATGGGGCTGGCGGATCATTTCCTGGAAGCGTCCGAAGCATTGCTGCGGGAGCGCGGAAATGAACGCGGGCTGGAACAGCTTTATAAGAAACAAGAGGATTTTGCGCGTCAAAAAGATGCATTTTACAGCGTGTTGGACAAATCCTGGGAGGAGCTGGGGCGGAAAGGAAGTTTGCCGCCTGAAATGGAGCAGCGTATATCAAGCGAGTGTATTGCCGCAGCCAAAGCCTCTTTGGATTGCGGGTTAAGCCTGTTCCCGATGCTGGGGTTGTCGGCATGCATGGAAGACACGGAAGTTAACCGAACCTGGAGGGATCTGCAGACGGCATGCCAGCATGCATTGCTTAGAGGATGA
- a CDS encoding glutaredoxin family protein, protein MQRSVKIYTISTCSDCHQAKRYFKEHNIDFVEYNCEEDTVYAEEVRELTGMQTVPTIVIEDRVFVGFAENFKEITALLS, encoded by the coding sequence ATGCAAAGATCTGTTAAGATCTACACAATATCTACGTGCAGTGATTGCCATCAGGCCAAACGTTATTTCAAGGAACATAACATTGATTTCGTAGAATATAATTGCGAAGAGGATACGGTTTATGCCGAGGAGGTCCGGGAACTGACCGGTATGCAGACTGTTCCGACGATTGTGATCGAAGACAGAGTGTTTGTCGGCTTTGCTGAAAATTTCAAGGAAATCACGGCACTGTTAAGTTAA
- a CDS encoding heavy-metal-associated domain-containing protein: MQNATIKVTGISCSSCVRKIEGALEEIGVKGSVNLSEGQVDVSYDDAKVKLAEIEDVIRGKGYQVAH; this comes from the coding sequence ATGCAAAATGCTACGATTAAAGTTACCGGTATATCCTGCAGCTCTTGCGTCCGCAAGATTGAAGGCGCGCTTGAAGAAATCGGCGTTAAGGGCAGCGTGAATTTGTCCGAAGGTCAAGTGGATGTATCTTATGATGACGCTAAAGTCAAGCTGGCCGAGATTGAAGATGTCATTCGCGGCAAAGGATATCAGGTTGCTCACTGA
- a CDS encoding nitrite reductase: MAEKTKIAVSTPIQIGGNVITPDQLAAIAAAAGSDAHIEITPFRQIYIEIPSSETARIEKELLRAGLEIYPAGSVIKGLIACQFCNGAESAGLRTAQSIHKAVAGIETPAPLKIGYAGCALGTSEPLLKDISVVKMKDTFSLYIGGEPKGIKTIFAELLVSGLEEDEVIPIIEKILDLYKSGAKGKEKFSKFVHRMTVEKIRELVC, translated from the coding sequence ATGGCGGAAAAGACAAAAATTGCGGTGTCGACACCTATTCAGATTGGCGGGAATGTTATTACTCCGGATCAGCTCGCGGCGATTGCTGCGGCTGCAGGTTCGGATGCCCACATTGAAATCACGCCATTCAGACAGATTTATATCGAGATTCCAAGCAGCGAGACTGCACGGATTGAGAAAGAACTGCTTCGGGCTGGACTGGAGATTTACCCGGCAGGATCCGTAATCAAAGGCTTGATCGCCTGTCAGTTTTGCAATGGCGCCGAATCGGCGGGCCTGCGTACAGCCCAATCCATTCATAAGGCGGTGGCCGGCATTGAAACGCCGGCTCCGCTGAAGATCGGTTATGCCGGATGCGCGCTTGGAACAAGCGAACCTTTGCTTAAAGACATTAGCGTTGTCAAAATGAAAGACACATTCAGCTTATACATTGGAGGAGAACCGAAAGGCATCAAAACGATATTCGCCGAACTTCTGGTTTCGGGGCTGGAAGAAGACGAAGTCATTCCAATTATCGAAAAAATCCTTGATTTGTATAAGTCGGGTGCTAAAGGCAAAGAGAAGTTCAGTAAATTCGTCCACCGGATGACGGTTGAAAAGATCAGGGAACTTGTATGCTGA
- a CDS encoding heavy metal translocating P-type ATPase: protein MEAAATKQQKQTTLQITGMTCAACANRIEKGLNKLEGVDGANVNFALERASVTYDPERIGPSDLEATIQKLGYGTAKEVAHLKLEGMTCAACATRIEKGLSKLSGVSSASVNFAMETATVEYAPGEISVADMQNKVKQLGYKAITAEEKDEQKNGKDDGIRKQKRKLLISAILSIPLLWSMVAHFSFTSWIYLPDLFMNPWFQLILATPVQFYIGKPFYVGAYKALRNGSANMDVLVSLGTSAAYFYSLYLTIDWYASGGGMHNGPSMYYETSAILITLVIMGKLFESLAKGRTSEAIKSLMGLQAKTARVIRDGQELTVPVEEVIAGDIVMIRPGEKVPVDGEVLEGESSIDESMLTGESLPVEKKAGDPVIGATLNKNGVLRIKATKVGKETALAQIIKVVEEAQGSKAPIQRIADIISGIFVPIVVGIAVVAFLVWYFLVTPGDFASALEKAIAILVIACPCALGLATPTSIMAGSGRAAELGILFKGGEHLEQTHKIDAIILDKTGTVTKGKPELTDVIAEGDEQEFLKLVGAAEKNSEHPLAEAIVAGIQERGLSLPNTQTFKAIPGYGIEAAVEDKGLLIGTRRLMEKFGVSASHAYEVMARLEEAGKTAMLVAIDGEYAGMVAVADTIKETSKEAVSRLKAMGLQVIMITGDNERTAKAIAAQVGIDHVRAEVLPEGKAEEVKKLQAEGKKVAMVGDGINDAPALATADIGMAIGTGTDVAMEAADVTLMRGDLSSIPDAIYMSRKTMGNIKQNLFWALGYNTLGIPVAALGLLAPWIAGAAMALSSVSVVLNALRLQRVKIR, encoded by the coding sequence ATGGAGGCAGCTGCTACGAAACAGCAGAAGCAAACGACGCTGCAAATTACCGGCATGACTTGCGCGGCATGCGCGAACCGGATTGAGAAAGGCTTGAACAAACTGGAAGGCGTTGATGGTGCGAACGTGAACTTCGCTTTGGAAAGAGCGAGCGTGACTTATGACCCCGAACGGATCGGACCGAGCGATCTGGAAGCAACCATTCAGAAGCTCGGTTACGGCACGGCGAAGGAAGTAGCCCATTTGAAGCTTGAAGGGATGACCTGCGCGGCATGCGCAACCCGGATTGAAAAGGGACTAAGCAAGCTGTCGGGCGTATCCAGCGCTTCCGTTAATTTCGCAATGGAAACCGCGACCGTGGAATATGCTCCTGGTGAAATCTCCGTGGCGGATATGCAAAATAAAGTCAAGCAGCTTGGGTACAAAGCGATCACCGCGGAAGAGAAAGATGAGCAAAAAAACGGCAAGGACGACGGAATCCGGAAACAAAAACGAAAATTGCTGATTTCGGCCATCCTGTCCATTCCATTACTTTGGTCGATGGTCGCTCATTTTTCCTTTACTTCATGGATTTATTTGCCGGATCTCTTCATGAATCCATGGTTTCAGCTGATACTGGCAACTCCGGTGCAGTTTTACATCGGGAAGCCGTTTTATGTGGGGGCCTACAAAGCGCTCCGCAACGGCAGCGCCAATATGGATGTACTGGTATCGTTGGGAACTTCGGCGGCGTATTTTTACAGCCTGTATCTGACGATTGATTGGTACGCTAGCGGAGGCGGAATGCACAACGGTCCTTCCATGTATTATGAAACGAGTGCCATTCTGATCACGCTTGTTATTATGGGTAAATTGTTTGAGTCACTGGCCAAGGGGCGTACGTCAGAAGCCATCAAATCCTTGATGGGACTGCAGGCCAAAACGGCGCGGGTGATCCGAGACGGTCAAGAGCTAACGGTTCCGGTAGAAGAGGTCATTGCCGGCGATATCGTCATGATCCGGCCGGGGGAGAAAGTGCCGGTGGACGGCGAGGTGCTGGAAGGCGAATCATCGATCGATGAATCCATGCTGACCGGCGAAAGTTTACCGGTGGAGAAGAAGGCTGGCGATCCGGTCATCGGTGCGACGCTGAACAAAAACGGCGTGTTAAGAATCAAGGCCACCAAAGTGGGCAAAGAAACTGCACTAGCCCAGATCATCAAAGTTGTAGAAGAAGCTCAGGGCTCCAAGGCGCCGATTCAGCGGATAGCCGATATCATCTCCGGTATTTTTGTACCGATTGTCGTCGGCATCGCGGTCGTGGCATTCCTTGTCTGGTACTTCCTCGTTACGCCAGGGGATTTTGCCTCTGCGCTTGAAAAAGCGATTGCCATACTTGTAATTGCCTGCCCATGCGCGTTGGGTCTTGCCACGCCAACCTCGATCATGGCCGGCTCCGGGCGCGCAGCAGAGCTGGGCATCCTGTTCAAAGGCGGAGAACATTTGGAACAAACGCATAAAATCGATGCGATTATTTTGGATAAAACGGGTACGGTCACGAAAGGCAAACCTGAGTTGACGGATGTCATAGCCGAGGGAGATGAGCAGGAATTCCTCAAACTGGTCGGCGCGGCAGAGAAAAATTCGGAACATCCGCTTGCCGAAGCGATTGTGGCTGGCATTCAGGAGCGAGGACTCTCGCTTCCCAATACACAAACGTTTAAAGCGATTCCGGGTTATGGCATTGAAGCCGCAGTCGAAGACAAAGGGCTGCTGATAGGCACCCGCAGATTAATGGAGAAATTCGGCGTCTCGGCATCCCATGCTTATGAAGTGATGGCACGTCTGGAGGAAGCCGGAAAAACAGCCATGCTTGTCGCAATAGATGGCGAGTATGCCGGTATGGTAGCTGTCGCCGACACCATTAAGGAAACTTCGAAAGAAGCGGTCAGCCGCTTGAAGGCAATGGGGCTTCAGGTCATCATGATTACCGGTGACAACGAACGTACCGCCAAGGCTATCGCTGCACAGGTCGGCATCGATCATGTCCGTGCCGAGGTACTGCCGGAAGGTAAAGCGGAGGAAGTGAAGAAACTGCAGGCGGAAGGTAAAAAGGTAGCCATGGTCGGTGACGGCATCAATGACGCGCCCGCTCTTGCAACAGCGGATATCGGGATGGCGATTGGCACAGGAACGGACGTGGCGATGGAGGCAGCGGATGTCACGCTTATGCGCGGCGATCTGTCGAGCATTCCGGATGCCATCTACATGAGCCGCAAAACGATGGGCAACATCAAGCAAAACCTGTTCTGGGCGCTTGGTTATAACACGCTGGGCATTCCGGTTGCGGCACTCGGACTGTTGGCGCCTTGGATCGCAGGTGCTGCAATGGCATTGAGTTCCGTCTCCGTCGTGTTGAACGCCCTTCGCCTGCAGCGGGTTAAGATTCGATAA
- a CDS encoding metal-sensitive transcriptional regulator produces MPEMMDENMEQKKEACCGDHSERKSHHSDKVKNSLISRLNRIEGQVRGIKGLIEKDTYCDDVLNQIASVQSALNGVGKLLLEHHMKSCVVQRIQEGDQEVLTELMTTMNKLIK; encoded by the coding sequence ATGCCGGAAATGATGGATGAGAACATGGAACAGAAGAAGGAAGCTTGCTGCGGCGACCATTCGGAACGGAAAAGCCATCACTCTGACAAGGTTAAAAACAGTCTTATCAGCCGTTTGAACCGCATCGAAGGTCAAGTGCGGGGCATCAAAGGCCTGATTGAAAAAGATACGTATTGCGATGATGTTCTGAACCAGATTGCCTCCGTACAATCCGCTTTAAATGGTGTGGGGAAATTGCTGCTCGAGCATCATATGAAGAGCTGCGTGGTGCAACGGATACAGGAAGGCGATCAGGAAGTGCTGACGGAACTGATGACCACGATGAACAAATTAATCAAGTAA
- a CDS encoding class I SAM-dependent methyltransferase codes for MSLYGDDLFKGTASYYAQYRPAYPSSLIRFIVDFFRLDGQGRMVDLGCGTGQLAMRFSDWFEEIIGVDPEEEMLMLARRLSDINRLTNMNWIHGRAEEKAAEQSSFRLVTIAKAFHWMDREAVLNAVYPRLEEGGGIVITDNDQQDKEPLVWQQRVDEIMKAYLGPQRRAGQGTYTPPKEKYEDTISKFPFRSVKKHTLPEYTHNWTIESILGNIYSTSYGARHFFGERIEQFEAEMRSALHEIHPEGIFAEQISVQTIVALK; via the coding sequence ATGAGCTTATATGGCGATGACCTGTTTAAGGGGACTGCCTCTTACTACGCCCAGTACCGTCCTGCCTATCCGTCTTCGTTGATCCGGTTTATCGTCGATTTCTTCAGATTGGACGGACAAGGGCGCATGGTGGACCTGGGCTGCGGAACCGGCCAGCTGGCGATGCGTTTCAGCGATTGGTTTGAGGAAATTATCGGTGTTGATCCGGAGGAGGAAATGCTGATGCTTGCCAGGCGCCTGTCGGATATCAACCGGCTGACGAACATGAACTGGATTCATGGCAGGGCAGAGGAGAAAGCTGCGGAGCAATCTTCCTTTCGGCTGGTCACTATTGCCAAGGCATTCCACTGGATGGATCGGGAAGCTGTATTGAATGCAGTGTATCCACGCCTTGAAGAAGGCGGCGGCATTGTCATAACTGACAATGATCAACAGGACAAGGAGCCGCTCGTTTGGCAGCAGCGCGTGGATGAAATAATGAAGGCATATCTGGGTCCGCAGAGAAGGGCGGGACAAGGTACATACACCCCTCCCAAGGAAAAATATGAGGATACGATCAGCAAATTCCCGTTTCGCAGCGTTAAGAAACATACCCTCCCGGAGTATACGCATAACTGGACGATTGAATCCATACTCGGCAATATTTATTCTACATCGTATGGCGCAAGGCATTTTTTCGGGGAAAGAATCGAACAATTCGAAGCGGAAATGCGCTCGGCTTTGCATGAGATTCATCCGGAAGGGATTTTTGCTGAACAGATTTCCGTTCAAACGATTGTGGCGCTGAAATAA